TTGACGCTGCATGCGCTAAGCCGGCAGTAATGGCGGTTATAAGTTATCTTGATGTGCCTGTACAACATTTTGACAATAGACCGGCACAAGAATTTCTTCAAGCTACTCGGCTGTGAGCATATCCACTTCACCTCGTAGCCCGCGTTTTCTATGCCTTCCCTGATTTTAAATATGCTTCCGCTCCACGCCTTGCGGTCGGTAAACGGATTTTTCTCGGACACGTATCCGATGACTTTCTTTTTGTTCTCCATGATTCTTCTCAAAATGAAATGCAAAAATCCTTTGCCCTCTTATACTTTATTTCTCGTCTTCTATCCGTTGCCTTATGTGCGGATAGTGTTCCAGTATCTTGTCGAGCGCGTCACGGTTGCGGTCGTCGCCCGGCTTCAGGTTGATGGTCTTCAGGGAATATTCCTTCGGCTTTCCCACTTCCTTTGCCCGGCTGTGTCCGTTGGGAACCGGAACGACGTAGGTGCCTTTCGATACCGCCGCCGCCCAAAACCAGACATCGTCTGTAGTCGGCGCCAATGCCATAAACCGCTCAGGGTCGAGCATGGTTTCGTCCAGCGAATGCGGCGGATACAACACGCCGCCCACTCCCGTCTGCATGGCAAGGCGGCTGTAGTGAATCCGCTTGAAGACAAAATCGTACCACTTGTACTTCCGCCATTCACTGTACGGCATATCCGGCCTTATCCGCCTTACGCGGTGGGCGATGATGGCATCGGGCAGCCGCTTGTGCAGGCGGACCAGCCGGTACAGCATGTCCGGACGGTAGCAGATATCGTCATCGATGGTGACAATGACATCTTCGGGGAAATCCCGCAACGCCGGAAGCAGTTTCTTGTACGAACGTATCTCTGCCGGGTCGAACCTCACATCAAGAAGGGGGCTTTCGGCTTTCAGGGCTTCCAGCCCGGCAGGAAGCTTTCCGTCCGGAAACTTCTGCGTGTCCAGATACAATACAATCTTATCGGGCAGCATCGTGCCGCTCAAGACGGAACGTATCGCCTGCACGGCATAGGGAATCGCCGCAGGAAATGAAGTCAGCGAGACGATAATCTGTTGTCTGTCTTTCATACGCCTTTCTATTTATGATTCGTAATCTCATAACCGATTCGTTCGCCGACAATCGGATATTTCTCCACTATCGCTTTCAGGGCGGCGGCGTTGCGGTCGGTCCCTGATTTGAAATTCAGCGTCTTCAACGAGAGCTCGCGGGGCTTTCCCACTCCTTTCGGCTTGTTATGCCCGAAGGGGACGGGAACAATCGGCGTGCCGTTTGCTACCGCAGCCGCCCAAAACCAGATATCGTCCGTAGTCGGAGCGATGCGGGTAAACAAGTCCACATCAAGCATCTCCGCCTTCAGGGCATGAGGCGGATACAGGATGCCTCCCACGCCGGTCCCGATATTCGTGAAGCCCGAATGAATCCGCCGGAACACGAAGTCATACCAGCGGTATTTGCTCCACCGGCGGTAAGGCTTGCCCGGCTTCATGCGCTTGGCACGGTGAGCCAATACCGCACCGGGAATCTGCTTGTGGAGGCGCAACAGGTCGCGCAACATGTTCTCGTGGTATGCCACATCATCGTCTATCGTTACGATAACCGCGTCCGGAAAGTCTTTCAGCGCCGGAATCAGTTTCCGGTACGAGCGGATATCCCGGTCGTAGTTCCGTATCTCAAAGAGCGGATTGTCTGCCGCCAGCTTCTGCAACTCCTGCGGAATCCCGCTTTCGCCGAATTGCGAAACCGTAAGGTAAAGCACCACCTTGTCCGGAAGTACAGAACCTTGCAAAACAGACCGGATAGCCTTGGCGGCATAGGATATCGCTGCCGGAAACGAGGTCAGCGATACAATGACTTCTGGTTTGGATATATTCGGATTCATGCGATGTTTTTTGAATACAGATACAAAGAAACGATTTTATTTTGAGAATATCAACCTGCGGCTGTAGAAATGCCTTCCGAAAAAAACGAAGATATACTTCATCCGCCGATGAAGATATCTTCTCCGGCAGTTTCAGTGCACTGAAACTGCGGATGCAGTATATATTACTTTTCGATGGCTGCAGATTGGCGGAATCGAGACCTTTATATATGGGCAATAAAAAAAGCGGCTCTTTCGAGTCGCTTTTTTTATTTATAGAGTAATCGGTTAGGATTATTCTGCCATCTTGATTAACAATGGAACTTCTACAGTCTTTTCGTAACCCCAAATATCAGTTACAGTTACCTTAATGGTAGTTTCTGTATTTTGAGATACGTTAGAAGTATCCAATGTTACGTAACCTGCATCAACAGATTTCGTAGTACCGTTCCATGTAGCCGGAGTACCTTCAGAAGAATCCACAGGCATCATGTTTTCTGTAATCTTGAATACTTGTTCGTCACCTGATTCGAATTTAACAAAATCAATAGCCTTGTCTGCATAGTCGTCTGCTGTAGGATGACTTGCAGATACTTCGTATGCTTTCTTGCCATCATCATCAGCATCTACATCCATATACAAGTTGTAAGATTGCTTATTGTAATTGTAACCAATCAAGTCGGCAATATTTAACTTAGCATTGCGAGAAGCGAAGACTTCTACGGCTGTACCGTCCTTAACTTCAACGTTACCTTCTACAATCGGGCTCAATACTTTCATCTTGAATGTCTGAGCAGCCAATTCTTCAGCACTGTACTTGTATGCACTCAAGTAAGTAACATCATCAACCTTAACTGTGAATTCCTTACCATAGTTCTTATTATCTTTTGCAGTTGGTGCTGTGTACTTAACAGTTTGAGTAGATGCGCTCTCGTCAAATTCAACAAACTCTTTATTGTCTACCTTATTGTCTGCTAATTTGAATGTAATATCCATATCATCAGCAACCTTATCAGAGCCAAGTTTCTTGAAGCCATCTTTGATAGCATAGTCCAAAGTCAAACCACTTGCAGTGAATTTTTCATTGATAGAGTTATCAACACCCATCAAGACAGTCTGATCATCATTCCAGAATGACGGATGTTTCTGCATGTAGTCGCTCAATGCCGGCAATACCGGAGTATAAGTCATCTTGACAGTGTTCAAGATTTCAGTATCACCCTCTGTATTTTCATGTTTGAAGTTAATGGTCAATTCATATTCTTTACCAACTTCCAACAACGGAGTAGTTGTACTAATCTGTGAGCGGTACTTAGCATACACACGCATGGTCTTAGCTTTGTAATACTCATCGTCATTGGATATTACTTTACCATCAGCATCAAGCAATTCAATATCATAATAGTCACTAGGAGCGGCAGTTTCTTCCTTGCCTGTTTCTTCAGATCCACCAATTACAACCTTCGTAATATCAAATGGTTCATTAGCACCCAATGTAGCAGAAGTCCACTTCGCCTTATCTGCATCACTCATTGCGTTGAACATTGCATCAAGGCTGATGTCGAATCTCATGTGGTTAGCTTTGTCTATGGTCTTACCATCAGACTGAACTGACTGCTTAATAACTTGTTCGCCGGCAGCCAAAGTTGCGGAAGCTACGATCTTGTTAGACGGTTTGATAGTAATTTTATCACGATAAATCTTACCATCAATATGCAAAGCATATACATATAACTCAAAAGTAGTTCTCGTAATTTGGTCACTCAATTTCGTTACGGTAAATGTACCTGCTTTCTTGTCAATCTGAACGCCGAACAAATCAGCAACAGCTTTATCTACAGGCTCTACATAGTAGTCGTATACATATTCAGGTTTAGTGTCAAAAGTCAGCTTATTAGCTTTATTGAGGTCAACTTCAAATGTAGGATTAGCATTCACACCTGCAGTTCCGCTAATTGGAGCATCACCGTCTACTTCTGAAACATATTGTTGAGTAACTGTTGCTTTTGTTGCCTTAACTGCCAAGCCATAGTTAGAGCGCGCACCTGATTCTTCTACCAAAGAATAAAGAGTGTTACCATCGTTTGCACCATACAAATCTGTATATGCTTTTTCATTTGCATACGTATTTGTAGTAATATCCAGCGGAATCAAGTTGATAGAACTGTTAGCTGCACGTGTTAATGTTCCGTCGAAGTTTTCAGAAGGATTCAAAGTGATAGGCAGGGCATTGCCTTCAGAATCCTGCAAAGTAAACTTCATAGAAGACAAGTCGAGGTCAGCCGGAGCTACACGAGTGACCAACTGAACGCCTAACCCACGCAGAGAAGTCAATACTTGACCTTTTACAACATCTTTCTGAGCAGACCAAGTGGTTTCTTTGTCGCCATCATAATCTTTAGTAATAGCGGTAATATAGCAATATTCAATCGGTAGAGATTCTTTATTATCAGTAGTTCCACCAAATGTAGTATTGATAGCGCTTGTGCTTAATTTGCCATCATCACCAATAGCAGTGCCATCAATCCATCCAGCCAAAACTAAGTCGCTCATTACAGAAGCAGCACTCGGAACAACTACGGTTGATTGAGCACCGTTCGCATCGGTAATGGTCAATACCCATTGCTTGTTTTCGTTCTGTACAGCAGTTACGCCAGATACAGGAATATTAGTAGATTCATATTCGCCTTTGTCGTTCAAGAAAACCCAAACGCCATTTTCTGCCTTTACCGGAGCCTT
The Phocaeicola salanitronis DSM 18170 genome window above contains:
- a CDS encoding glycosyltransferase — translated: MKDRQQIIVSLTSFPAAIPYAVQAIRSVLSGTMLPDKIVLYLDTQKFPDGKLPAGLEALKAESPLLDVRFDPAEIRSYKKLLPALRDFPEDVIVTIDDDICYRPDMLYRLVRLHKRLPDAIIAHRVRRIRPDMPYSEWRKYKWYDFVFKRIHYSRLAMQTGVGGVLYPPHSLDETMLDPERFMALAPTTDDVWFWAAAVSKGTYVVPVPNGHSRAKEVGKPKEYSLKTINLKPGDDRNRDALDKILEHYPHIRQRIEDEK
- a CDS encoding glycosyltransferase family protein — encoded protein: MNPNISKPEVIVSLTSFPAAISYAAKAIRSVLQGSVLPDKVVLYLTVSQFGESGIPQELQKLAADNPLFEIRNYDRDIRSYRKLIPALKDFPDAVIVTIDDDVAYHENMLRDLLRLHKQIPGAVLAHRAKRMKPGKPYRRWSKYRWYDFVFRRIHSGFTNIGTGVGGILYPPHALKAEMLDVDLFTRIAPTTDDIWFWAAAVANGTPIVPVPFGHNKPKGVGKPRELSLKTLNFKSGTDRNAAALKAIVEKYPIVGERIGYEITNHK